The stretch of DNA GAGTACGATGGATACTCGATAATCATCCGGCCGTCTTTGGTCTGACTGTACAAACTGATCTTATTTTTGGTCTGAGTGTCATTGAGAACGGCAGTTTTCAAAGTGCCGTTAATTGTCAGCCGCACAAGCTTCTGGGGATCAATCCAGCTGTTTCGAATTTGCCCCTGGATGACTTTGCCATTGACTGGAAAATTCAAATCGAGATATGCAACGTCGACAAGCCCGTCGCCAAGCGTATCCCAACCACCGACCCGACTGACATCAGGCGCCTCACAATCAAGCAGATAACTCATCATGGAAATGTCGTGGGGAGCGAGATCCCACAAGACGCTCCAGTGTTGCCGATTGAGGTTGTAATTCATGCGGTCTGATTTGATGAAACGCAAATCGCCCAGTTCTCCTGAGGCAATCATCTCTTTCAGACAGTTGACGGCGGGATGATACAGCAAGAGGTGCCCAACCATGAGCACGAGATTCTCTCTTGTCGCAATCTCGTCGAGTTCTTCCGCTTCGCGAACGTCTCTTGCCAGTGGTTTTTCCACATAGACGTGCTTGCCGGCGAGCAGTGACTTTTTGGCAAGCTCGAAGTGAGTATCACTGGGAGTGGCGATGACGACGGCACTGACACCGGGGTGCTGCAGAACGCTTTCAAAGCTGTCAGTAAGTTCGACTTCGATGGGGCGGTTTTCGGACACGACTTTGTTCCGCGCTGCCGGACTGGCATCGCAAGCGATCGCTAAGGCACCTAACTGAGCAAAGTTGCGAACCAGGTTTTGTCCCCAAGCTCCACAACCAACGACTGCTACCTTCGGTGACTCCAACCCTATCCCCTATTTTTTCTTGTTAACCGCTTCGCTGAATTCCTTTCCTACTCTAAATCCAGGAACGCGCTTGGCGGGAATATGTAATGGTTCATTTGTCTTTGGATTACGTCCAGTGCGGGCTTTGCGCTGGCGTGCTTCAAAGGTGCCGAAGCCGACGAGAGTAACTTTCTCGCCAGTTGACACGTGCTTGATGATTGTTTCCATCATCTTATTGATGACCTGCTCGGCATCTTTTTTGGTAGTGCCGGCTTCTTTTGCGACTACGTCAACCAGTTCAGCTTTATTCAAGTCTTTCCACTCCTCAATCACCCTGACGAACTGACCGTGATTCCTGGGACGCCTGAACAGAACTCCACAGTTGCATCGCTTAAGATCTGGATGGATCGCTTTTGACAAGCTGACCTGAGATTGGTCTTAATGCCACCATCATCTGAAAGCGTTGTGCAGCTTGTGTAAAAGCCACATAGTGCCTACAACCTTGAAGCAATGCTAGCATATCCTCGCGGACTCACAAGCTCTTGATGCCGCTAGTGTTTAGAGAAATTACTAATGCTTGCGTCCCGCCAATCAACCGTTTCATCAAATCACAGAGATGCCTGGGTGGAAATTGATCTGGAAAAGATCGAGCAAAATGCCCGCACCATCAAGTCCTGGTTCACACGCCCCGACACGGGGCTGATGGCGGTTGTGAAGAGTGACGGATACGGTCACGGAGCCGTGGGCGTGGCGGCAGCGGCTGTGGGGGCTGGGGCGTCGCGCCTGGGCGTGGCGACGGTCGATGAGGGCATCGAACTGAGAACATCCGATCGTGTAACGCCGATCCTCATTCTCGGCCCGGTCCCAACAGGCGCGGTTCAAACAGCCGTAGAACACAATCTGGATTTAACCATAACCAGCCAGGCTGATTTGAATGCGGCTAAGGCGCTAGCCAGGCAAGTTAAGTTGGCCAATCAAATTAATAGGAACATCAAACTACACTTGAAAGTTGACACGGGCATGCACCGCCTTGGGGCAGCTCCTGACGACGTCGAAACCTTAGTGCAGCAGATTATCTCAGACCCCCAACTGGAGTTGATAAGCATTTTCAGCCATCTGGCCAAAGCAGATCAGCTGCCGTTCACAGAAAAACAAGATCAGTGCTTTCGAGCCGTATTGAAGAGACTGTCAGCCAAATTTCCCGGACTGCTCAAGGCTGACGGAGGTAAAGTGCTGGCTCACATCGCTTCTGGTGACGCGGCCAGACATAATCCTTTCACACAACATGATCTGGTGCGAGCCGGGCTCAACTTGTACGGGTTGGAAGCGCGCACCGTATCTGATGTCGTGAAACCGGCACTTTCAATAAGAGCCAAGATCAACTCGCTTCGTGAAATCGAAGCAGGAGAAACGGTTGGCTACAATATGACCTGGACAGCCCAGTCGAAGTCTCGCATCGCATCGGTGCCACTGGGGTACGCAGACGGAATCGACAGAGGACTGTCGAATCGCATGGAAGCACTGCTTCACGGCAAAAGAGTAAAACAGGTCGGATTGATCAGCATGGACCAAATGTTGTTTGATGTTACAGCAGTGCCGGAATCTGCGCTGGGCGACACTCTGACCTTGATTGGCACAGATCAAGACCTGTCCATTCAGCTGGCAGACTGGGCCAACATGCTCGATACGATTACATATGAGTTAGCATGTAGAATGCGTTTGAGATTGCCGCGGATTTATATGCACGGTTCAGTCGTGCAAACTTGATGGAGACACTTTGCGTAAGATCGGGCTTTTCTGCGGAACCTTCAACCCCATTCATTCCGGACATTTGCTGATTGCAGAGTGTGCACGCGATCAGTTCAACCTCGATCGCGTCTTTTTCATCACCAGCCCAAGCCCTCCCCACAGACAAGATCAGAGCTTGCTCGACGCGAGCGCCCGACACGATATGGTATCGGTTGCGGTGGCAGACAATCCTTACTTCGAAGCTTCCAGCGTGGAATTAGAACGCGATGGTCTGTCATACACTATCGATACCGTCGAACACTTTCAAAAACTTTATCCTAAAACGAAGATCTCGCTCGTAATCGGCGGCGACAACGTCAAATATCTAAAAGATTGGCACCGAGCCCAGGATCTTTTTAAACAATGCCATTTTTTAGTGGCACCGCGATTGATATCATTTGCACGCCAGGAGAGCAGTTCGGAAGTCTCGATGAAAACACTGGTCAAGAAAGAAACAGTTGAACTGAAGGGCATGCGCATCAGCGTCATAGACTTCCCCGGCATTGCCATTTCCGCCTCATACATTCGCGGTCGACTGGCACGCCGGCAAACGGTATTGTATATGGTGCCACCGGCCGTCAACAAAATACTTACCGACAACAAGTACTACCTGGACCCGAAATAATTAATCCCCGGACCGGCTCGGGTCAGCGCCCGGGGGTGTAGACGGCAGGCGTGACGGGTATGTGATATCCAGAACGGCTCTTTGCTTGCACATTAAATCTCGACCTCGGACAGCTTAAGCTGCCCGAATCTCGTTTGCTCACGACTCCGTCACGCCGAAGGTACACAATATTCATGACAACCCGGTAAGGTTCTCCAAGATAGTCTTTGCAGCAATATCAATCGGCGCGACTTATCTAAATTCACGGAAACACGGCATCCCGTTTACCATCCGATTCTAAAAACAAAAATAGTGACCTCACAGTCGTCAGAAGTTACCAACAAACCTGAAGCTAAGCCGCCTATCGAAGCCGCGGTTCATAAAGAGCATGATGCCGGCGAGCACGAAATCGAGCGTGAAGACCACGCCTCTGTCGAAGCAGTAAAGGCGTTCGAATCCGGTCAAACCATTCCCAAAACCCGCGGCAACGGAGAGCGGGTTTTACCCAGCGGCGACGCTCTTCTTGAACAGATCAAAAGCGTTGAAGCCGCCAAACCGGCGTCGACTGAAAACATTAAACGAACCAATGGCGATTCTGTATTCGTCGATAGAGACGCACGAGGCACTGTCGTGCGCATCGCCGAAACTGACGGCAGCGAATGGAAGCGCAGCCCTGACGGCAAATCTTTCGTTCTGGGCGGCTCGAACGAAAAAATCCCGGTCAAAGACATCAAAATCGGCGAGGACGGCAGCTACACCCTGGTGATGCCCAACGGCGACCAGCTCAGGCGTAACCCAGACCGCAGTGTAAGCTCGCTAGATGCCCAGGGGCACGAGCGTTCTCGCCAGAACAACGATGGCTCGAGAGTCAACTTCGACCACAACCACCGTGTCGTCTTGACGGTCGACGCCAGCGGCGCTCAGAGAGGTTACGGCTACGACAAAGATGGACGACTGGCAGCACTGGTCGAGCCGAACGGTTCGGTCTGGCGCAGCACCGACGGCAGAAACTGGCAACAAGAAGGGTCAAACCAACAACGCGCTGGAGAGATAACGGTTAATCCGGATGGCTCGCAGACAGTAAAAAACTCCCGCGGAGAAACCACAACGTTCCAGATAAACGGCGCCACTGTGTCGCGCGATAACCAGGGACGCGTTGCCGCAATCAAAGATGCCGAGGGAATTGAGCGACTCTTTGCTTATGACGCCCAGGGCAAACTCTCAGGCGTGAAAGAATCGAACGGCTCAATATGGGCAAGCAAAGACGGCGGAAAAACCTGGCAACACAATGGTCAGGAGTCAATAAAAGCAGAGTTAAGCGTTGATGCTAATGGAAATTTGCATCAGAAAACAGAAGACGGCAGAGAAGTCGTTAAGCGCACTGACGGTTGGACAGAAAGCAAAGATGGCAACCAGACGCGACTGGAGAGAGTTAACGCCGACGGCTCCAGGGTAGTAAAAAATTCCCAGGATCAAGTCGTCGAAATTAAAGACCTGACCGGCAAATCACGGCAGTTCGAATACAACGAACAAGGA from Candidatus Melainabacteria bacterium encodes:
- a CDS encoding Gfo/Idh/MocA family oxidoreductase, yielding MGLESPKVAVVGCGAWGQNLVRNFAQLGALAIACDASPAARNKVVSENRPIEVELTDSFESVLQHPGVSAVVIATPSDTHFELAKKSLLAGKHVYVEKPLARDVREAEELDEIATRENLVLMVGHLLLYHPAVNCLKEMIASGELGDLRFIKSDRMNYNLNRQHWSVLWDLAPHDISMMSYLLDCEAPDVSRVGGWDTLGDGLVDVAYLDLNFPVNGKVIQGQIRNSWIDPQKLVRLTINGTLKTAVLNDTQTKNKISLYSQTKDGRMIIEYPSYSSYEPLRLECEHFLQCITTGKRPRTDANNAYQVVRILADVEKRLSSRPVASR
- a CDS encoding HU family DNA-binding protein, with translation MNKAELVDVVAKEAGTTKKDAEQVINKMMETIIKHVSTGEKVTLVGFGTFEARQRKARTGRNPKTNEPLHIPAKRVPGFRVGKEFSEAVNKKK
- the alr gene encoding alanine racemase — protein: MLASRQSTVSSNHRDAWVEIDLEKIEQNARTIKSWFTRPDTGLMAVVKSDGYGHGAVGVAAAAVGAGASRLGVATVDEGIELRTSDRVTPILILGPVPTGAVQTAVEHNLDLTITSQADLNAAKALARQVKLANQINRNIKLHLKVDTGMHRLGAAPDDVETLVQQIISDPQLELISIFSHLAKADQLPFTEKQDQCFRAVLKRLSAKFPGLLKADGGKVLAHIASGDAARHNPFTQHDLVRAGLNLYGLEARTVSDVVKPALSIRAKINSLREIEAGETVGYNMTWTAQSKSRIASVPLGYADGIDRGLSNRMEALLHGKRVKQVGLISMDQMLFDVTAVPESALGDTLTLIGTDQDLSIQLADWANMLDTITYELACRMRLRLPRIYMHGSVVQT
- the nadD gene encoding nicotinate (nicotinamide) nucleotide adenylyltransferase, whose amino-acid sequence is MCTVQSCKLDGDTLRKIGLFCGTFNPIHSGHLLIAECARDQFNLDRVFFITSPSPPHRQDQSLLDASARHDMVSVAVADNPYFEASSVELERDGLSYTIDTVEHFQKLYPKTKISLVIGGDNVKYLKDWHRAQDLFKQCHFLVAPRLISFARQESSSEVSMKTLVKKETVELKGMRISVIDFPGIAISASYIRGRLARRQTVLYMVPPAVNKILTDNKYYLDPK